One Candidatus Binataceae bacterium genomic window, CCGTTGCCGACAGGCCGTGATGCCATAAGTGACGCAGCCTCCAACCAGTCTATCGTGCACGCCAGGGCGGTAGCGGACAAGCCCGATCAAGCGGCCCGTTGGAGCAGCGCCAAGGCGCCTTAGGCATCACGGCGAACTAAGCCACGGTAGCGAGAAAATCGAGCAGCGCCTTGTTGGTCTCGGCTGGGCGCTCGGCCTGGACCCAATGTCCCGCGCCGTCGATTATCACCTTGCCGCGCAGATTGGGGACCCACTTGTCCATCTCGTTCATCCAGAGGCCGCCGGCAAATGAGAGCACGAGGTCTTTGGCGCCGGTGATAAAAAACGCCTGCTGTTCGATCTTCGCGTTTTCGAGTTGCGGGGTAATCTCGACGTTGCGATCGATATTGCGATACCAGTTGATCGGCCCGCGAAAGCCGCTCCGTTCGTATTGCGCGACGTAGTAATCGAGGTCTTCGGCGGTGAGCCACGATGGCAGCGTCGGCGGATCGATCATGCCGTCGAGCAGTTTGGCGGAAGCCGGCTTGGGCGTCGTCCATAAGCCCGGGGGCGCCTCGCCGCAGATGGCGTAGTACATCATGCGCAGCGATTTGCGCACGTCGGCTTCGAGCTCGGCCTCGGCGACCCCCGGTTTCTGAAAGTAAACCATGTACCAGAACTGATCCCCGAACGTCTCTTGCCGGGTGAAGGTGTGAGCCTTCCAGCGCGTGTAGGGCACGCTCATGCCGACGACGGCGCGCACTCGTTCACGATGCAGCAAGGCAGTATGCCAGGCGACTGGCGCACCCCAATCGTGACCGACGACGATAAAGCGTTCGTGACCGAGTGCGGTGGCGAGGCCGGCGACATCGTTGCTCAGCTCGACAATGTTGTAGGCTTCGATCGCTTCGGGCCGATCGCTGCCGCCATAGCCGCGCTGATCCGGCACGGCCACCTGATAGCCGGCCGTGACGAGCGGATCGATCTGATGACGCCAGAGATACCAGCATTGCGGAAAGCCATGCAGGAGAATCACCAGCGGCCCCTTGCCCTCGACGACGGTGCGCAGCGTGACGCCGTTGGTTTTGATCATCTCGAAATTGCGTGGTTTCACGGTGTGGCTCCCTAAAACGTGATCAGCGGCTTGATAATGCCGTCGAGTTTTTTGTCCATGGTCTCGAAGGCGTGTTCGAGTTGATCGAACTTGAAGGTGTGGGTCGTCATTTTAGTGGGATCGAGGCGGCCGCTTCGCAGAATCCGCAGCATCCGCTCCATCCGCAGACGCCCGCCCGGGCAGAGCAGCGTGCGAATCGTCTTCTCGGCCATGCCGACGCCCCATTCGAGCCGCGGGATATTCACGAAGTCGCCCTTGCCGTGATAGCCGGCATTCGAGATGGTACCGCCGGGC contains:
- a CDS encoding alpha/beta hydrolase → MKPRNFEMIKTNGVTLRTVVEGKGPLVILLHGFPQCWYLWRHQIDPLVTAGYQVAVPDQRGYGGSDRPEAIEAYNIVELSNDVAGLATALGHERFIVVGHDWGAPVAWHTALLHRERVRAVVGMSVPYTRWKAHTFTRQETFGDQFWYMVYFQKPGVAEAELEADVRKSLRMMYYAICGEAPPGLWTTPKPASAKLLDGMIDPPTLPSWLTAEDLDYYVAQYERSGFRGPINWYRNIDRNVEITPQLENAKIEQQAFFITGAKDLVLSFAGGLWMNEMDKWVPNLRGKVIIDGAGHWVQAERPAETNKALLDFLATVA